In Chloroflexota bacterium, one DNA window encodes the following:
- a CDS encoding cytochrome c, with protein MQRSLQITALAFLGMIIFIATGILFGESPAHALPEYAERTDESCAVCHVNPGGGGPRTLRGILWSAQGKPDLVPDLGNVLVAQGVEDGDELFDIACAGCHGAFGEGLFGNAIALSGVQESKIESTILRGRERSGMPAFDGRFTDDQLEAIVAFVTGIASGEIEPQPLSFPLPPVELDCVPGDAPSDCGGN; from the coding sequence TTGCAACGATCTCTGCAAATCACTGCTTTAGCATTTCTTGGCATGATCATCTTTATTGCCACGGGTATTTTATTTGGCGAAAGCCCGGCGCACGCGCTGCCTGAATATGCTGAGCGCACGGATGAATCATGTGCTGTCTGTCATGTAAACCCTGGCGGTGGCGGGCCGCGCACGCTGCGCGGTATTCTGTGGTCTGCACAGGGGAAACCTGATCTGGTGCCTGATCTAGGCAATGTGCTGGTTGCCCAAGGTGTGGAAGATGGCGATGAGCTTTTTGATATTGCCTGCGCGGGTTGTCATGGTGCATTTGGCGAAGGATTATTTGGTAACGCCATCGCTCTTTCCGGGGTGCAGGAATCGAAAATAGAATCCACGATTTTGCGCGGCCGGGAACGAAGCGGCATGCCCGCCTTCGATGGGCGCTTCACCGATGATCAGCTAGAAGCCATCGTAGCCTTTGTAACCGGCATCGCCTCTGGCGAAATCGAACCGCAGCCCCTCAGTTTCCCATTGCCTCCTGTTGAGTTGGACTGTGTGCCCGGGGATGCCCCATCAGATTGTGGAGGCAATTAG
- a CDS encoding cytochrome c, which yields AVMDMFVAFFQTNAIDMTQYVNDDKTVNGDAANGQGLYESGCARCHGDDGKGIAFGDESDPEYLGDLALGNPWETLHKAANGQPAEHMPSGLNLGWSWQDLADVIAYIQTLGE from the coding sequence GCTGTCATGGATATGTTCGTAGCCTTCTTCCAGACTAACGCCATTGATATGACCCAATATGTCAATGATGACAAAACTGTCAACGGCGACGCTGCTAATGGACAAGGCCTCTACGAATCTGGTTGTGCCCGCTGCCATGGCGACGATGGCAAAGGTATTGCCTTCGGTGATGAGAGCGACCCTGAATACCTGGGAGACCTCGCTTTGGGCAACCCTTGGGAAACTCTCCACAAAGCCGCCAACGGTCAACCTGCCGAGCACATGCCTTCCGGTTTGAACCTGGGCTGGAGTTGGCAAGATCTGGCTGATGTAATTGCATACATACAAACCCTTGGGGAATAG